In the Candidatus Electrothrix sp. GW3-4 genome, one interval contains:
- a CDS encoding neuraminidase-like domain-containing protein — MLATKNKQRKVDAERLEIIEKEYEILTGEDIRLHPSIISPENIEVRPSMIHSYELYGFSELSFPRFVDDTTADIRLWATLPINVRGYLKKTGLEYSELVDLLQTRFINPDPTSDKAIILYAPPSSECDLDAAFLQHADDEGTIPDHVTQTRMNRFIRLWRKLGWSLKEVDLAVTVLAPAAENEEALPPALLHKLARTEELRERLKIPLEKILTLWADIDTHGENSLYARLFLNKAALSIDQAFDPPVPTDEKKATEYIADHITTLLSAFRISEADLALIRNDICTDDESAGFAPEAYQLTLPNVSLIYRYTVLAKGLGWSIGNLIALKRLSGMEPFGTPDNTATFVDLADTVIDSGFSMDQLGYLYSSFAELPVKTSTLAPAGEQVQNLAVTLRTGLEAIAVENASVEAPTAEMTQILLEKVFEEAVAERTVDIILETAAVHSVPLEELPKSPREDNATADDLSEPGTTGDSDTDPSAPEVEEEPYIKFTDQRIRYDFSRKRLCCTGLLTEEQAGALRDLSTDTAYTEAIQQLLEITETFRRDVHVFFTDALTGFLATSDDPITSLDDAVVQLIDEPSINEDGTTNDEAITAKFSYLLERFLPFLRDRLTRGFVKQTMSETLQLEPETVGALLERLLPLPFLEGTPVTTPAMEDMLAVTTPGLTVTYFEETGFSGTSNTTTVQIIDYGTTADGQHDATFPNNVRSGRWEGLLLVPNNGEYVFECAGDLEATLWIDGKQVVPVPADGPQKQSLQAGKLYTLRLDVTNITASTSEFILSWQSSGIPRCVVPASQLYPRAALDAFSTTFHILHKAGVLISGFGLAADELEYLSGPDFSGTDTRPAPFEQWQRICAYVRLRNSLGQRETSLLDLFAAAADEVEQDTLSEEVVKTLLAVTGWEPELVATDWKTWLTSGRPFALTNAQLRDDRALHRLQECVQLSKRIGIGLETLAQWAGQVPAQEIKDTVRAKYDEEHWQEVVQPLNDQLRERSRKALLDYLLVQPEMREMKIETANQLYGYLLIDVEMSPCMITSRLKQAIASVQLFVQRCLMNLEKKVDPEPLDDVQWKNLLCRYRLHEAGVKVLLYPENYIEPELRDNKTPFFKELESELLQNDLTPEYVETLFLNYLKKLDEVAHLEICAEYWEGEQDGRKPGDGIMHVFGRTVSKTHRYYYRRWLESENGGGTWTPWERVNLNIESDSDGVHLIPVVFNRRLYLFWPIFRETPYVYPLQEPLSKEFYPMPADYPPQTSWEITFLWSEYYSGRWSTQQTDSFFIESHPHQSKSIIDLPEWSPAEIDNEDDRIVERRLEKQTTSWCIYTPPPSAHFFTINNSLDSLSIICYRSYVGNAKIEQTTRSRFFYDSRKKITDDNGEVIGFLDPEVSYEYQDPLVEEKYEEVKGEDCLGIFNFNSSQGSLSPIHEEYSEKDIFIESQKKVSSCCNMYMHCSTNTEHRMFSLANQGSPQHNVFENATTWKALFPHQRPLPTPNNSSLYPFFFTSGNQTFFARPVTETVPCPDEKDRISIPSIEKELYQIPIEDLLTKDIPPYDELIFEPREILLRNRLPGPVNTTAFRNNRTLATRTAEAPMLLSGNSIAPMQPMVKRWTITHDAPLTCTQERLKFEPHYHPYVSTFIRDLNAGGIPALLTIVNQRRGILNLPTFFSDYTPADIVKKPYPKDKVDFEPSGAYSLYNWELFFHIPLLIATRLMQDQRFEEAQKWFHYIFNPTDSSPVDPKNPTKRYWKVLKFQETEPERLSDFLHTLSAKDNDPEGEEHKREILAQIEDWRKDPFKPHRLAQFRLAAYQKSVVMKYIDNLIQWGDRLFRQDSIESINEATQLYILAQEILGPRPEEIPQRGRVKEQTYQELKVGYGYEEFDGLGNMLVPFEEEFPFVGETAWTPSRDFLYQAEITYNGTRIEENTSPLLFLLDDRAEQPLSLSVEPTYFEFELVDNNFFPTLPLKVGCEEHCALYFCIPQNDHLLEYWDRVEDRLFKIRHCMNIEGVVRELPLYQPPIDPALLVQAAAKGIDIGSVLDDLSAPLPYYRFEYMLQKALELCAEVKSLGGLLLSVLEKSDAEELANLRSTHELGILNLVREIRVQQRQEAKENTEALQRSKKIIGVREKFYQARVKEKEENKRIPNEVKYLEELGETRALEILAEQQEKYAAGFSKYCPDFSLGYITGPTDSGVTGSVSLGRANIIAWFEALGRALRNEAAQHSYQANLASILGQWDRRADDWQLQHDIAVKELEQLDKQLTATEIREQIAEKEIANHDKQIDNASAVEDFLRSKYTNQELYIWMKGQISGIFFQTYKMAYDLAKQAEKAYRFEHALTSSNFIKFGYWDSLRKGLLAGERLYQDLKRLEIAHIDKNKRNYELTKHISLLQLNPLALVTLRELGECVIDLPEWLFDMDYPGHYMRRIKSVSLTIPCVTGPYTNVNCTLTLLSNTTRIKTTGTDYDNDSCFLKKFGDTQSIATSTGQNDSGMFELNFRDERYLPFEGAGAISKWRIDMPKDCNTFDFSTISDVVINLSYTAKDGGGSLKNMAKTYLTDILSPKEGTSPLARLFSMRYEFPSEWHRFLNPPTAEDGQTLSIKLGKERFPFLFRSKTITIYKVEVFVQVESEVTDEKLKCELIGNDKKTLFTTDNDDTLAARLNELYHVVKVLEKEASVTDEQALSWELTASCGEKALSEILLLCHYKV, encoded by the coding sequence TTGCTGGCAACAAAGAATAAGCAGCGAAAAGTTGATGCGGAACGCCTGGAAATTATTGAGAAGGAATACGAAATTCTGACCGGAGAAGATATCAGGCTACACCCTTCCATAATCTCCCCGGAAAATATTGAAGTGCGCCCTTCCATGATTCACTCCTATGAGCTGTATGGCTTTTCAGAGTTATCTTTCCCTCGCTTTGTCGATGATACGACAGCCGATATTCGCTTATGGGCAACTCTTCCCATTAACGTAAGAGGCTATCTCAAAAAAACAGGACTTGAGTATTCCGAACTTGTTGACCTGCTCCAAACCCGATTTATCAACCCTGATCCAACCTCGGACAAAGCGATAATTCTCTATGCACCCCCCAGCAGTGAATGTGACCTTGATGCTGCTTTCCTTCAGCATGCAGATGATGAAGGGACCATACCGGATCATGTAACCCAGACACGCATGAACCGTTTTATCCGTCTCTGGCGCAAACTGGGTTGGTCTCTAAAAGAAGTGGACTTGGCAGTAACAGTACTTGCACCAGCTGCTGAAAACGAGGAGGCCCTTCCTCCAGCTTTATTGCATAAGTTGGCACGGACCGAGGAACTCCGAGAGCGTCTTAAAATTCCACTGGAAAAAATATTGACTCTCTGGGCAGATATCGACACCCACGGGGAGAATTCACTCTACGCCCGTCTCTTTCTCAATAAGGCCGCTCTGTCCATTGATCAAGCTTTTGATCCTCCAGTCCCGACTGACGAAAAGAAAGCAACGGAATATATTGCCGACCATATAACAACCCTGCTCAGTGCCTTTCGCATCAGCGAAGCAGATCTTGCCTTGATTCGTAACGATATCTGTACTGATGACGAATCAGCAGGTTTTGCGCCTGAAGCGTATCAGTTGACTTTGCCTAATGTTTCTTTGATCTACCGGTATACTGTGTTGGCTAAGGGGCTAGGTTGGTCCATTGGCAACCTGATTGCCCTCAAACGACTTTCCGGCATGGAACCCTTTGGCACACCGGATAATACAGCTACTTTTGTTGACCTTGCGGATACGGTTATTGACTCCGGTTTTTCGATGGATCAGCTGGGATATCTCTATTCATCTTTCGCTGAGCTACCTGTTAAGACATCAACACTGGCCCCGGCAGGTGAACAGGTGCAGAATCTGGCTGTAACCCTGCGAACCGGACTCGAAGCAATCGCTGTTGAAAATGCCTCTGTGGAGGCACCCACCGCTGAGATGACGCAAATCTTGCTGGAAAAGGTATTTGAGGAGGCTGTGGCGGAACGGACGGTGGACATTATCCTGGAAACTGCTGCTGTCCATTCTGTTCCCTTAGAAGAATTGCCAAAATCTCCCCGTGAGGATAATGCAACCGCTGATGATTTGTCGGAACCGGGTACGACAGGAGATTCTGATACAGATCCGTCTGCCCCAGAGGTCGAGGAGGAACCGTATATTAAATTTACCGATCAGCGTATCCGCTATGATTTTTCGCGAAAACGTCTCTGCTGTACCGGTTTATTGACCGAGGAGCAGGCCGGAGCCCTGCGCGACTTATCGACCGATACCGCCTATACTGAGGCGATCCAGCAACTCCTGGAGATAACAGAAACGTTTCGCCGTGATGTCCATGTCTTTTTTACTGATGCCCTGACCGGGTTCCTGGCCACTTCGGATGACCCTATAACTTCTCTGGATGATGCAGTAGTTCAGCTCATTGACGAGCCTTCAATCAACGAGGACGGCACAACAAACGATGAGGCAATCACTGCCAAGTTCTCCTACCTGCTGGAACGCTTCCTGCCCTTTTTGCGTGATCGGTTAACTCGCGGCTTTGTCAAACAGACCATGAGTGAAACGCTCCAGCTTGAGCCAGAGACCGTAGGGGCCTTGCTGGAACGGCTGCTGCCTCTCCCCTTTCTTGAGGGAACACCGGTAACAACACCGGCAATGGAGGACATGCTCGCGGTCACGACACCCGGCCTGACAGTAACCTATTTTGAGGAGACTGGTTTCAGCGGTACATCAAACACAACAACCGTTCAAATAATTGACTATGGTACTACCGCCGACGGGCAGCATGATGCAACTTTTCCAAATAATGTGCGCAGTGGCCGGTGGGAAGGCTTGCTGCTGGTTCCAAATAACGGGGAATATGTCTTTGAATGTGCCGGTGATCTTGAGGCAACGCTATGGATTGACGGGAAGCAGGTTGTTCCTGTTCCAGCAGATGGCCCGCAGAAACAAAGCCTGCAGGCAGGTAAGTTGTACACCCTCCGCCTGGATGTAACCAATATTACTGCATCGACATCGGAATTTATACTTTCCTGGCAGAGTTCCGGCATACCCCGTTGTGTCGTTCCGGCTTCTCAGCTTTATCCCAGAGCGGCACTGGATGCCTTCTCAACAACGTTTCACATTCTCCATAAGGCCGGGGTGTTGATCAGCGGCTTTGGCCTGGCTGCCGATGAGCTGGAGTACCTGAGCGGCCCAGATTTTTCAGGAACCGACACGAGGCCGGCTCCATTTGAGCAATGGCAGCGTATTTGCGCATATGTCCGGCTGCGTAACAGCTTGGGACAGAGGGAAACCAGTTTACTTGATCTCTTTGCTGCCGCCGCAGACGAAGTGGAACAGGATACATTGAGTGAGGAAGTGGTAAAGACCCTTTTGGCTGTAACCGGATGGGAACCAGAGTTGGTGGCAACAGATTGGAAGACCTGGCTTACATCAGGAAGACCCTTTGCCCTGACCAATGCCCAGCTCCGGGATGACCGTGCTTTGCACCGTTTACAGGAATGCGTTCAGTTAAGCAAGCGGATAGGGATTGGCCTGGAAACCCTTGCTCAATGGGCTGGTCAGGTGCCTGCTCAGGAAATCAAGGACACTGTTCGGGCCAAATACGATGAAGAGCATTGGCAGGAGGTTGTTCAACCGCTTAATGATCAATTGCGGGAGCGCAGCCGCAAGGCCTTGCTCGACTATTTGCTGGTTCAACCAGAGATGCGTGAAATGAAAATTGAGACTGCCAATCAGCTCTATGGATATCTGCTGATTGATGTGGAGATGTCTCCCTGCATGATTACCTCACGCTTGAAGCAGGCCATTGCCTCGGTGCAGCTCTTTGTCCAGCGTTGCCTGATGAATTTAGAAAAAAAGGTAGACCCCGAACCCTTGGATGACGTGCAATGGAAGAACTTATTATGCCGTTATCGTCTCCATGAAGCCGGAGTTAAAGTCTTGCTTTATCCTGAAAATTATATTGAACCGGAGCTGCGTGATAACAAGACGCCTTTTTTTAAGGAACTGGAGAGCGAGTTACTCCAGAACGACCTCACGCCTGAGTACGTTGAGACTCTGTTCCTGAACTATCTCAAGAAACTTGATGAGGTGGCTCATCTTGAAATCTGCGCTGAGTATTGGGAGGGCGAGCAGGACGGACGGAAGCCCGGTGATGGGATTATGCATGTCTTTGGTCGTACTGTGAGCAAGACGCATCGTTATTATTATCGACGTTGGTTGGAAAGTGAAAATGGGGGCGGGACCTGGACGCCGTGGGAGAGGGTGAATCTGAATATTGAATCTGATTCAGATGGGGTCCATCTGATTCCGGTGGTGTTTAATCGACGATTGTATTTGTTTTGGCCGATTTTTAGGGAAACCCCCTATGTATATCCTCTACAGGAGCCCTTATCAAAAGAATTTTATCCAATGCCAGCAGATTATCCACCTCAGACGAGCTGGGAGATTACATTTTTATGGTCCGAATATTATTCAGGTAGATGGAGCACACAACAAACGGACAGTTTTTTCATTGAGTCTCATCCGCATCAGTCCAAAAGTATTATTGATCTTCCTGAGTGGAGTCCAGCAGAGATTGATAATGAAGATGATCGAATAGTGGAAAGAAGACTTGAGAAGCAAACAACATCTTGGTGTATATATACCCCCCCACCTTCAGCTCATTTTTTTACTATAAATAACTCATTGGATAGTCTGTCAATAATCTGCTATAGGTCATATGTTGGAAACGCAAAGATTGAACAGACAACTCGTAGTAGATTTTTTTATGATAGTAGGAAGAAAATTACAGATGATAACGGCGAGGTAATAGGATTTTTAGATCCCGAGGTATCTTATGAGTACCAAGATCCCTTAGTGGAAGAAAAATATGAAGAAGTGAAAGGGGAAGATTGTTTAGGTATTTTTAACTTTAATTCATCCCAAGGTTCACTAAGCCCGATCCATGAGGAGTATTCTGAAAAAGATATTTTTATCGAATCTCAAAAGAAGGTTAGTTCATGTTGCAATATGTATATGCACTGCTCGACCAATACTGAACATAGGATGTTTAGTTTAGCCAATCAAGGTTCACCTCAACATAATGTTTTTGAAAATGCCACCACCTGGAAAGCACTCTTTCCCCACCAACGGCCTCTCCCAACCCCAAACAATAGCTCCCTCTACCCCTTTTTCTTCACGTCTGGGAACCAAACATTTTTTGCCCGTCCTGTGACAGAGACTGTCCCATGCCCCGATGAAAAGGATAGAATCTCTATTCCTTCCATCGAAAAGGAACTCTACCAAATTCCCATAGAAGATTTATTGACCAAGGATATCCCACCCTATGACGAACTAATTTTTGAGCCTCGTGAAATACTTCTAAGAAATAGGCTACCTGGACCTGTCAATACAACTGCCTTTCGCAACAATCGGACCTTAGCCACACGAACAGCAGAGGCCCCCATGTTGTTATCAGGTAACTCTATTGCCCCAATGCAGCCTATGGTGAAAAGGTGGACAATAACACATGATGCTCCGTTAACCTGTACTCAGGAAAGACTAAAATTTGAACCCCATTATCACCCCTATGTCAGTACCTTCATTCGCGATCTTAATGCCGGTGGGATTCCAGCACTATTAACTATAGTCAATCAACGAAGAGGGATTTTAAATCTCCCTACCTTTTTTTCTGATTATACTCCAGCAGATATCGTCAAAAAACCTTACCCTAAAGATAAGGTCGACTTTGAACCGAGCGGTGCCTACTCCCTCTACAACTGGGAACTCTTCTTCCATATCCCCCTGCTGATCGCCACCCGTCTGATGCAGGACCAACGTTTTGAAGAGGCGCAGAAATGGTTTCATTATATCTTCAATCCCACAGACAGCTCGCCGGTAGATCCAAAGAACCCGACAAAGCGTTACTGGAAGGTTCTCAAGTTCCAGGAAACCGAGCCGGAGCGTCTTTCAGATTTTTTACATACCCTCAGTGCCAAAGATAATGACCCAGAAGGAGAGGAGCATAAGAGAGAGATACTGGCGCAGATTGAGGATTGGCGAAAAGATCCCTTTAAACCCCATCGGCTGGCCCAGTTTCGTCTTGCCGCTTATCAGAAGTCTGTGGTCATGAAATATATCGATAACCTGATTCAATGGGGCGACCGGCTCTTCCGACAGGACAGTATTGAATCGATCAACGAGGCAACACAACTCTATATCCTTGCCCAGGAGATCCTCGGCCCCCGGCCAGAGGAAATACCGCAGCGGGGGCGTGTCAAGGAACAGACCTATCAGGAACTCAAGGTCGGTTATGGGTACGAGGAATTTGATGGACTCGGTAATATGCTGGTGCCATTTGAGGAAGAATTTCCCTTTGTAGGAGAAACTGCATGGACTCCGTCCAGAGATTTTTTATATCAAGCAGAGATTACATATAATGGTACACGGATTGAAGAAAACACCTCCCCCTTACTTTTTTTGCTGGATGACAGGGCCGAACAGCCTCTGTCCCTGTCAGTGGAACCGACATATTTTGAGTTTGAACTGGTAGATAATAATTTCTTCCCAACCCTTCCTTTAAAAGTTGGCTGCGAAGAGCATTGTGCATTGTACTTCTGTATCCCTCAAAATGATCATTTACTGGAGTATTGGGACAGGGTGGAAGATCGTCTGTTCAAGATTCGCCACTGTATGAACATCGAAGGGGTGGTGCGTGAGCTGCCGCTTTATCAGCCGCCTATTGACCCGGCTCTACTGGTGCAGGCTGCGGCAAAGGGGATTGACATCGGCAGTGTGCTGGATGATTTGAGTGCTCCATTACCCTATTACCGTTTCGAGTACATGTTGCAAAAGGCCTTGGAACTCTGCGCTGAGGTCAAATCCTTGGGGGGTTTACTGCTTTCAGTCCTGGAAAAAAGCGATGCCGAGGAATTGGCAAACCTTCGTTCTACCCATGAGCTGGGCATTCTGAACCTGGTTCGGGAAATCCGGGTACAGCAAAGGCAGGAGGCCAAAGAGAACACAGAGGCGTTGCAGAGAAGTAAAAAGATAATTGGAGTACGGGAGAAATTCTATCAAGCCCGTGTGAAGGAAAAAGAGGAGAATAAACGTATACCCAATGAGGTGAAATATCTTGAAGAGCTTGGGGAAACCAGAGCACTCGAAATATTGGCAGAGCAACAAGAAAAATACGCAGCTGGTTTTAGCAAGTACTGTCCAGACTTTTCTCTCGGATACATTACAGGTCCCACAGATTCAGGTGTTACTGGATCGGTATCGTTAGGACGTGCAAATATTATAGCTTGGTTTGAAGCATTGGGAAGGGCATTGCGAAACGAGGCAGCCCAACACAGCTACCAAGCAAACCTTGCATCAATCCTTGGTCAATGGGACCGTCGTGCCGACGATTGGCAGCTCCAGCATGATATTGCTGTGAAGGAACTTGAGCAGCTTGATAAGCAGCTCACAGCCACAGAGATTAGGGAACAGATCGCTGAAAAAGAAATTGCCAATCATGATAAGCAGATTGACAATGCCTCTGCTGTGGAAGATTTCCTGCGCAGCAAGTATACCAACCAGGAACTGTACATCTGGATGAAAGGGCAGATTTCCGGGATATTTTTCCAGACCTACAAGATGGCCTATGATCTTGCCAAACAGGCAGAAAAGGCCTACCGCTTTGAACACGCTCTGACCAGTTCAAATTTTATCAAATTCGGCTATTGGGATAGCCTACGCAAAGGATTACTTGCCGGTGAACGACTTTATCAGGATCTGAAACGGTTGGAGATAGCGCATATTGACAAAAACAAGCGCAACTATGAACTCACAAAGCATATCTCACTGCTCCAGCTCAATCCGCTTGCGTTGGTAACCCTGAGAGAACTTGGAGAATGCGTGATTGACTTACCCGAATGGCTTTTTGATATGGACTATCCGGGCCATTATATGCGGCGCATCAAGAGCGTCAGCCTGACCATCCCCTGTGTCACAGGCCCCTATACCAATGTCAACTGCACCTTAACCCTGTTGAGCAACACAACACGTATTAAAACTACAGGAACGGATTACGACAATGATTCGTGCTTTCTGAAAAAATTTGGCGACACCCAGTCCATCGCCACCAGTACAGGGCAGAATGACAGCGGTATGTTTGAACTTAATTTTCGGGATGAACGCTATCTGCCCTTTGAAGGAGCCGGGGCCATCAGCAAATGGCGGATTGACATGCCCAAAGACTGTAATACCTTTGACTTTAGCACGATTTCTGATGTTGTTATTAATCTCAGTTACACTGCTAAAGATGGCGGGGGCAGTTTGAAAAACATGGCGAAAACATATCTAACAGATATTCTTTCTCCGAAGGAAGGTACGAGTCCTTTAGCACGACTGTTCAGTATGCGCTATGAATTTCCGAGTGAATGGCATCGTTTTCTGAACCCGCCAACTGCGGAAGACGGGCAAACACTCAGTATCAAATTGGGCAAGGAGAGGTTCCCGTTTTTGTTTCGTTCTAAAACAATAACCATCTATAAAGTAGAAGTTTTTGTGCAGGTCGAATCAGAAGTAACTGATGAAAAGTTAAAATGTGAACTGATCGGGAATGATAAAAAGACGTTATTTACAACAGATAATGATGATACATTGGCGGCCAGACTGAATGAACTCTATCATGTAGTGAAGGTATTAGAAAAAGAAGCATCTGTTACTGATGAACAGGCCTTGTCTTGGGAACTTACAGCTTCTTGCGGGGAAAAGGCACTCTCAGAAATTTTGCTTCTCTGCCATTATAAGGTTTAA
- a CDS encoding ATP-binding protein encodes MDRYIQPPVIDDLQKKMVFIGGPRQVGKTTVALNILGGDEQHPAYFNWDYAEDKRILLQGGLPTGQPLIILDEIHKYKEWRNFVKGLYDKNKSRTSFLVTGSARLDYYRKGGDSLQGRYHYYRLHPLSLYELNRSPSAQDLEQLLQFGGFPEPFLAQSERDWKRWQRERISRVIHEDLVSLEQVREVSQLDLLAVLLQDRVASLLSINSLREDLSASHEAVERWVCILENLYYCFRIRPFAANRIKALKKDKKLYLWDWSLCPDPGARFENLVASNLLKYCHFQEDTLGDTMELCFLRDQLKREVDFVVLRNNVPLFAVECKAGAKSVSKHLAYFSERTEIPCFYQVHSGEADYELADLRTRVLPFTRFVEEVLRV; translated from the coding sequence ATGGACAGATATATTCAACCCCCGGTTATCGACGATCTGCAAAAAAAGATGGTCTTCATCGGCGGCCCACGCCAGGTCGGCAAGACCACGGTGGCCCTGAACATCCTGGGCGGCGATGAGCAGCATCCTGCCTATTTCAACTGGGATTATGCCGAGGACAAGAGGATACTTCTTCAAGGCGGTCTGCCGACAGGGCAGCCCCTGATTATCCTGGATGAAATCCACAAGTACAAAGAATGGCGAAATTTCGTCAAGGGCTTGTACGACAAAAACAAATCCCGCACCTCTTTTCTGGTGACAGGCTCGGCCCGGCTGGATTATTACCGCAAGGGCGGAGATTCCCTGCAGGGGCGCTATCATTATTATCGTCTCCACCCCCTGTCGCTGTATGAACTGAACCGCAGCCCGTCTGCCCAGGATCTGGAACAGCTCCTCCAGTTTGGCGGGTTCCCGGAACCCTTTCTGGCCCAGTCGGAACGGGACTGGAAACGATGGCAGCGGGAAAGGATTTCACGGGTGATTCATGAGGACCTTGTCTCTCTGGAACAGGTGCGGGAGGTGAGCCAGCTGGACCTGCTCGCCGTACTGCTCCAGGACAGGGTGGCCTCGCTTTTATCCATCAACTCCCTGCGGGAAGATCTCTCTGCTTCCCACGAGGCGGTCGAGCGCTGGGTCTGTATCCTGGAAAACCTGTACTACTGTTTTCGCATCAGGCCCTTTGCGGCCAACCGGATAAAGGCCCTGAAAAAAGACAAGAAGCTCTATCTCTGGGATTGGTCCTTATGCCCTGATCCCGGAGCGCGTTTCGAGAACCTGGTGGCTTCCAATCTCTTGAAGTATTGCCATTTTCAGGAAGATACCCTTGGCGACACGATGGAGTTATGCTTTCTCCGGGATCAGTTGAAGCGGGAGGTCGATTTCGTGGTGTTGCGGAATAATGTGCCGCTCTTTGCAGTGGAATGCAAGGCCGGGGCAAAATCGGTGAGCAAACATCTTGCCTATTTTTCCGAGCGGACAGAGATCCCCTGTTTTTACCAGGTGCATAGCGGAGAGGCGGATTATGAGCTGGCTGACCTGCGGACAAGGGTGCTGCCTTTCACTCGTTTTGTGGAAGAGGTGTTGCGGGTATAG
- a CDS encoding PHP domain-containing protein, which translates to MKFDLHVHTTLSSCSQLTLEQVLNNAQAKGLDGVCITDHDTMAAADLIKEGVQENGLCVLIGMEYTTKGGDFLLFGPFEHLPLGLPAEIVLATVEAAGGVAVAAHPLRPGRSIDISLLEKGLCQIIEGVNGRNTPEANKEVASWPERYQVGVVGGSDAHTLYELGQVPTEFNVPIQSRADLIRALREGMYNSMVWEEFSQSPQAHQAIPATPLPQNE; encoded by the coding sequence ATGAAATTCGATCTTCATGTTCATACCACGCTCTCATCCTGTAGTCAACTGACCCTGGAGCAGGTCCTCAATAATGCGCAAGCCAAAGGCCTGGACGGGGTCTGTATCACGGATCACGATACTATGGCCGCTGCCGACTTGATCAAGGAAGGCGTGCAGGAAAACGGTCTCTGTGTTCTTATCGGCATGGAATACACCACCAAGGGCGGGGACTTTCTTCTTTTCGGGCCCTTTGAACACCTGCCCCTCGGGCTGCCCGCAGAGATCGTGCTGGCAACAGTGGAAGCAGCAGGCGGTGTGGCCGTAGCTGCCCATCCCCTGCGACCCGGTCGGTCCATCGATATCTCCTTATTGGAAAAGGGGCTGTGCCAGATTATTGAGGGGGTAAACGGTAGGAATACGCCAGAGGCTAATAAAGAAGTTGCTTCTTGGCCGGAGCGTTACCAGGTCGGTGTGGTCGGGGGCAGCGATGCCCATACCCTGTATGAGCTTGGTCAGGTTCCCACCGAGTTCAATGTTCCTATCCAGAGCCGGGCGGATCTTATCCGGGCGTTGAGGGAGGGGATGTACAATTCGATGGTCTGGGAAGAGTTTTCTCAGTCCCCACAAGCGCATCAGGCTATACCCGCAACACCTCTTCCACAAAACGAGTGA